A stretch of the Psychroserpens sp. Hel_I_66 genome encodes the following:
- a CDS encoding CvpA family protein, translating to MAVIDIILGALLLFGLVRGVMKGFFVEIASLVALVAGVYGAIHFSDFAAEFLDTKLNWDEKYINIVAFAITFVIIVLVIALAGKALTKLANFAALGILNKLLGGVFGILKIGLILSVLLIVFNNLNSNIPFADEQDLEDSILYKPVKGLAPMIFPSILNKGKDVEDENVDDEDLETNQNT from the coding sequence ATGGCTGTTATTGATATTATTTTGGGTGCTCTTTTACTTTTTGGGCTAGTACGAGGTGTTATGAAAGGGTTTTTTGTTGAAATCGCCTCTTTAGTCGCGCTTGTTGCTGGAGTTTATGGCGCTATACATTTTAGTGATTTTGCTGCGGAATTTTTAGACACTAAACTCAATTGGGATGAGAAATATATCAATATTGTAGCTTTTGCCATTACCTTTGTGATCATTGTTTTGGTCATTGCTCTGGCTGGAAAAGCATTAACAAAACTGGCAAATTTTGCTGCACTCGGTATTTTGAATAAACTTTTGGGTGGCGTTTTTGGTATTTTAAAAATCGGTTTAATATTAAGTGTTCTGCTTATCGTATTTAATAATTTAAATAGTAATATCCCTTTTGCAGATGAGCAGGATCTAGAAGATTCTATTCTGTACAAACCGGTTAAAGGTTTAGCTCCTATGATTTTCCCGAGTATTTTGAATAAAGGTAAAGATGTTGAAGATGAAAATGTTGATGATGAGGATCTTGAAACAAATCAAAACACATAA
- a CDS encoding carbonic anhydrase, whose amino-acid sequence MTLEHVFKNNKQFIQDKLSVDQDYFEKLGKGQNPELLYIGCSDSRVSAEELMGLDPGEVFVHRNIANMVISIDLNVMSVVNYAVDHLKVKHVVVCGHYACGGVKAAMQSADLGILNPWLRNIRDVYRIHRDELNLITDEEKKYDRLVELNVKEQCVNLIKTAAVQKAYRDRELKVHGWVFDVHTGTLIDLKIDFDKYLKDIMEIYHLD is encoded by the coding sequence ATGACTTTAGAACACGTTTTTAAAAACAACAAACAGTTTATACAAGATAAGCTCTCTGTAGATCAAGATTATTTTGAAAAACTAGGTAAAGGGCAAAATCCAGAGCTGCTTTATATTGGCTGTAGTGATAGTCGTGTTAGCGCAGAAGAACTTATGGGTCTAGATCCAGGAGAAGTCTTTGTGCATCGTAATATTGCTAATATGGTAATAAGTATAGATCTTAATGTAATGTCTGTAGTCAATTATGCGGTAGACCATTTAAAAGTTAAACATGTGGTGGTTTGTGGGCATTATGCATGTGGTGGAGTAAAAGCAGCAATGCAATCTGCAGACTTAGGTATTTTAAACCCTTGGTTGCGAAATATTCGTGACGTATATCGTATTCATAGAGATGAACTTAACCTAATAACAGACGAAGAAAAAAAGTATGACCGACTTGTAGAGCTTAATGTCAAAGAGCAATGTGTTAATTTAATTAAAACTGCTGCTGTTCAAAAAGCATACAGAGATAGAGAGTTAAAAGTCCATGGGTGGGTTTTTGATGTTCATACAGGAACGCTTATTGACCTTAAAATAGATTTTGACAAATATCTAAAAGACATTATGGAGATTTATCATCTAGATTAA
- a CDS encoding SulP family inorganic anion transporter, which yields MKKFFSNFKGDAFGGITAGIVALPLALAFGVSSGLGPSAGLYGAIFIGFFAALFGGTSTQISGPTAPMTAVSLVVIAGVIATNDGDLSKALPTILTVFLLAGIMQIILGVLGLGKYIRYIPYPVVSGFMTAIGLIIILTQILPSLGYNPKEDLAFVEQFKPEAKEVVLNKILDEEIGEGVLVLEDFEQTIKKVNEIEDEDAIILKESKTLAVKETSGALGALKALPRAIKQINWLEFALAIGTVFIVFGFKKITTKIPSTLVALLVMSGIAVGFGFDYLKIQEIPSGLPIPKLEMFTTFSFSAISPYILTALTLSLLGAIDSLLTSVVADNMTKTKHNPSRELVGQGIGNSIASVFGGIPGAGATIRTVVNINSGGKTRLSGMIAAIILLIVLLGLGPIASKIPAAVLAGILITVGIGVMDYKGLKAISSLPKDIKIGPVKLSSEVLIMMVVLLLSTFWDLIYAVGIGLIIASLMFMKKIGDLTAKRSDVKPLKEEVWLDEAGFPSLLKEDVFIKHVKGPLFFGYTSDFQALSKQIPDTAKTVVIRLGLMHYIDQSGLYALEDVLLDLKKKKINVLFVNLAKQPKFMMERIDIIPDLIPTEHIFKDFNSCMEWVKTNVQHQD from the coding sequence ATGAAAAAATTCTTTTCAAATTTTAAAGGTGATGCTTTTGGAGGAATAACCGCAGGTATTGTAGCATTGCCATTGGCACTTGCCTTTGGAGTGTCTTCAGGTTTAGGACCAAGTGCAGGACTTTATGGTGCTATTTTTATTGGATTTTTTGCTGCTCTTTTTGGTGGGACATCAACACAAATTTCTGGGCCAACAGCACCAATGACAGCGGTAAGTTTAGTCGTTATTGCAGGTGTAATTGCAACCAATGATGGCGATCTTAGTAAGGCTTTGCCCACTATTTTAACTGTATTTTTATTAGCAGGAATAATGCAAATTATTTTAGGTGTTTTAGGCTTAGGTAAATATATAAGATACATCCCATATCCTGTAGTGTCAGGATTTATGACTGCAATTGGATTAATAATAATATTAACTCAAATTTTACCATCATTAGGTTATAACCCTAAAGAAGATCTTGCTTTTGTAGAGCAATTTAAGCCAGAAGCAAAAGAAGTTGTTTTAAACAAAATCTTAGACGAAGAAATCGGGGAAGGTGTTTTAGTTTTAGAGGATTTTGAGCAAACAATCAAAAAGGTAAATGAAATAGAAGATGAAGACGCTATTATTTTAAAAGAATCTAAAACACTTGCAGTCAAAGAAACCTCAGGAGCTTTGGGTGCTTTAAAGGCATTGCCCAGAGCTATAAAACAGATTAACTGGTTAGAATTTGCACTAGCAATAGGAACTGTTTTTATAGTTTTTGGGTTTAAAAAAATTACTACAAAAATACCAAGTACGTTGGTAGCACTATTGGTAATGTCTGGTATTGCAGTTGGTTTTGGTTTTGACTATTTAAAAATTCAAGAAATACCATCTGGATTGCCAATTCCTAAATTAGAAATGTTTACCACTTTTAGTTTTAGCGCAATTTCACCTTATATACTAACTGCTTTGACATTATCACTTCTAGGTGCAATAGATAGTCTTTTAACTAGTGTTGTTGCAGATAACATGACCAAAACCAAACATAATCCTAGTAGAGAATTAGTTGGTCAAGGTATTGGTAATAGTATTGCTTCTGTTTTTGGAGGTATACCTGGCGCAGGTGCTACAATTAGAACGGTAGTTAATATAAATTCCGGAGGAAAAACTAGGCTTTCTGGAATGATAGCAGCCATAATATTATTGATAGTATTACTGGGTCTTGGTCCAATAGCATCAAAAATTCCAGCTGCAGTTTTAGCAGGAATATTAATTACCGTAGGTATTGGCGTTATGGATTATAAAGGCTTAAAAGCGATTTCAAGTTTACCAAAAGATATAAAAATAGGACCTGTTAAATTAAGTTCTGAAGTATTAATAATGATGGTAGTTTTACTGCTTTCAACTTTTTGGGATTTAATTTATGCAGTTGGGATTGGATTGATCATTGCTTCACTAATGTTTATGAAAAAAATAGGAGATTTAACAGCAAAACGTAGTGATGTTAAGCCCCTAAAAGAAGAGGTTTGGTTAGACGAGGCTGGCTTTCCTTCATTATTAAAAGAAGACGTTTTTATAAAACACGTCAAAGGACCATTATTTTTTGGATATACTTCTGATTTTCAAGCGCTTTCAAAACAAATTCCCGATACTGCAAAAACTGTGGTTATTCGTTTGGGCTTGATGCACTATATTGATCAATCGGGTTTATATGCTTTGGAAGACGTACTTTTAGATCTTAAGAAAAAAAAGATAAATGTATTGTTCGTAAATTTAGCAAAACAACCAAAATTTATGATGGAGCGTATTGATATCATTCCAGATTTAATTCCAACAGAACATATTTTTAAAGATTTTAATAGTTGTATGGAATGGGTCAAAACCAATGTTCAACATCAAGATTAA
- a CDS encoding carbonic anhydrase family protein, which yields MKAHTRETQATMTPEKAVQFLKEGNQRFQQNLKANRNLLEQVNDTSDGQFPFATILSCIDSRVSAELVFDQGLGDIFSVRIAGNFVNEDILGSMEFASKLAGTKLIVVLGHTSCGAVKGACDDAKMGNLTKLIEKITPAVNAVEEPKDKSMRNSKNLDFVDEVSKKNVELTIDRIHAESPILSEMEKNNEIRIIGAMYDINTGAVEFFE from the coding sequence ATGAAAGCACATACAAGAGAAACACAGGCAACAATGACACCAGAAAAGGCTGTGCAGTTTTTAAAAGAGGGAAATCAAAGATTCCAACAAAATCTTAAGGCAAATAGAAACTTATTAGAGCAAGTTAACGACACAAGTGATGGTCAATTTCCGTTTGCTACTATTTTAAGTTGTATAGATTCCCGTGTATCGGCAGAGTTGGTTTTTGATCAAGGATTAGGCGATATTTTTAGTGTACGTATAGCAGGAAACTTTGTTAACGAAGATATCTTAGGAAGTATGGAATTTGCATCTAAATTGGCAGGTACAAAATTGATAGTAGTGTTAGGACATACCAGTTGTGGTGCTGTTAAAGGCGCATGTGATGACGCCAAAATGGGCAATCTCACTAAGCTTATAGAAAAGATTACACCAGCTGTAAACGCTGTTGAAGAACCTAAAGATAAGAGTATGAGAAACTCAAAAAATTTAGATTTTGTTGATGAGGTGTCTAAGAAAAATGTAGAATTGACCATTGATAGAATCCATGCTGAAAGTCCTATACTTTCGGAAATGGAGAAGAACAATGAAATTAGAATTATTGGTGCAATGTATGACATAAATACAGGTGCTGTTGAGTTTTTTGAATAA
- a CDS encoding SulP family inorganic anion transporter, translating to MFKYIKNDIPASIVVFFVALPLCLGIALASGAPLFSGVIAGIIGGIVVGALSGSKIGVSGPAAGLAAIVFLAIQDFTETYGGFQEGFKVFLVTVVIAGVIQLLFGALRFGIIGYFFPSSVIRGMLTGIGIIIILKQIPHFFGYDSDPEGDFSFQQVDGGNTFSGIMDAIGNISIGATLIGLISLAILLLWSNVLSKKGKFFQLVQGPLVAVVVGIIYYILTASNDKFGISPEHLVSVPVPDDFESFRGQFSFPNFAAINNPAVWITAFTIALVASLETLLCVEATDKLDPHKNVTPTNRELFAQGTGNILSGLVGGLPITQVIVRSSANIQSGGRTKISAIIHGFFLLISVILIPTLLNKIPLSVLAAVLFIVGWKLANPTLFKKMYDMGWKQFLPFIVTVVGIVFTDLLVGIGLGLAVGIFIILIKSFQNSHFLHKEGEDVNDGKIKMTLAEEVTFFNKASILKELDNLPENSYLELDVRKTRYLDNDIIEILDDFAFKAKERNIDIKIISDRGIVENPESFIEFFKLEKKS from the coding sequence ATGTTTAAATATATTAAGAATGACATACCAGCTAGTATAGTTGTATTTTTTGTCGCATTACCCTTGTGTTTGGGTATTGCACTAGCCAGTGGAGCGCCTTTATTTTCTGGTGTTATAGCAGGAATTATAGGAGGAATCGTAGTAGGAGCTTTAAGTGGTTCTAAGATTGGAGTAAGTGGTCCAGCAGCAGGATTAGCAGCTATTGTATTTTTAGCAATTCAAGACTTCACAGAGACTTACGGAGGTTTTCAAGAGGGCTTTAAGGTTTTTCTTGTCACTGTAGTAATAGCAGGTGTAATACAACTATTATTTGGTGCGTTGCGTTTTGGTATTATAGGGTACTTTTTTCCGTCTTCTGTGATTAGAGGTATGTTGACAGGTATTGGAATAATTATTATTCTTAAACAAATTCCGCATTTCTTTGGTTATGATTCCGATCCCGAAGGTGATTTTTCGTTTCAACAAGTTGATGGAGGAAACACGTTTAGCGGAATAATGGATGCAATTGGTAATATAAGTATTGGAGCAACGCTTATTGGACTTATTTCTCTGGCGATTTTATTACTTTGGAGTAATGTTTTATCTAAAAAAGGTAAATTTTTCCAGCTAGTACAAGGACCGCTTGTAGCTGTTGTTGTTGGAATTATCTATTATATTCTAACTGCTTCAAATGATAAATTTGGTATTAGCCCTGAACATTTAGTTAGTGTTCCTGTTCCAGACGATTTTGAGTCATTTCGAGGCCAATTCAGTTTTCCGAATTTCGCAGCCATCAATAATCCTGCAGTTTGGATTACCGCATTTACGATAGCATTGGTAGCAAGTTTAGAGACATTATTATGTGTAGAAGCTACTGATAAATTAGATCCACATAAAAATGTAACGCCAACTAATAGAGAGTTATTTGCGCAAGGGACAGGAAATATTCTTTCAGGTTTAGTGGGAGGACTTCCAATTACACAGGTAATTGTTAGAAGTTCTGCAAATATTCAGTCGGGTGGTAGAACAAAAATTTCTGCAATTATTCATGGTTTTTTCCTGTTAATTTCTGTGATTTTGATTCCTACATTACTAAATAAAATTCCTTTATCTGTATTAGCAGCAGTGCTTTTCATCGTTGGTTGGAAATTAGCTAATCCCACGTTATTTAAGAAAATGTATGATATGGGTTGGAAGCAATTTCTACCGTTTATAGTAACGGTTGTAGGAATCGTATTTACGGATTTATTGGTAGGTATTGGTTTAGGACTTGCGGTTGGGATCTTTATCATTTTGATAAAAAGTTTTCAAAACTCCCACTTTTTGCATAAAGAAGGTGAAGATGTAAATGATGGAAAAATAAAAATGACTTTAGCTGAGGAAGTAACATTTTTTAATAAAGCTTCAATTTTAAAAGAATTGGATAATTTACCTGAAAATAGTTACTTAGAGTTAGATGTAAGAAAAACAAGATACTTGGATAATGATATTATCGAAATTCTCGACGATTTTGCTTTTAAAGCCAAAGAAAGAAATATTGATATAAAAATAATTTCAGATCGTGGAATTGTAGAGAATCCTGAAAGTTTTATAGAATTTTTTAAATTGGAGAAAAAATCCTAA
- a CDS encoding tetratricopeptide repeat protein — protein sequence MRPILYLFIFLLGTLSFAQGNKAFEQANTLYNEGNYTEALNRYTSILEEGEHSAELYYNIANAHYKLNHIAPSIYYYEKALLLKPNDKDILNNIAFAKNMTIDDIEVVPEVGFSRLIKKATNIMVFDKWAKVSVVLVILFVLLFLVYYFSQSTSKKRFTFITSLSFLILALIALSFAFNSYGLEKKNQPAIVFAQESQIKSEPNLRSTEAFKLHEGTKVQVVDTVSNWKKIKLADGKMGWILNDDIKLLKDF from the coding sequence ATGAGACCTATATTATACTTATTTATATTTCTGTTGGGAACATTATCATTTGCACAAGGCAACAAAGCATTTGAACAAGCAAATACGTTGTACAATGAGGGTAATTATACAGAGGCTTTAAATAGATACACTTCTATTTTAGAAGAGGGAGAGCACTCTGCAGAACTATATTACAATATCGCAAATGCGCACTATAAATTAAACCACATTGCGCCAAGTATTTATTATTATGAAAAAGCGTTATTATTAAAGCCTAATGATAAAGATATTTTGAACAATATAGCTTTTGCAAAAAATATGACCATTGATGATATTGAAGTTGTGCCAGAAGTTGGTTTTTCCAGACTTATTAAAAAAGCGACGAATATAATGGTTTTTGATAAATGGGCTAAAGTGTCGGTGGTATTGGTAATCCTTTTTGTGCTATTATTTTTAGTCTATTATTTTTCTCAAAGCACTTCTAAAAAGCGTTTTACATTTATAACAAGTCTGTCTTTTTTAATTTTGGCGCTTATAGCGCTTTCATTTGCGTTTAACAGTTATGGTCTTGAAAAGAAAAACCAGCCAGCTATTGTTTTTGCTCAAGAAAGTCAAATTAAAAGTGAGCCAAATTTGAGAAGTACAGAGGCTTTTAAGCTTCATGAAGGCACTAAGGTACAAGTTGTTGATACTGTATCTAATTGGAAGAAAATCAAATTAGCAGACGGTAAAATGGGCTGGATACTAAACGACGATATCAAATTATTGAAAGATTTTTAG
- a CDS encoding BatD family protein codes for MKLIKHISILLIVLSSSMMFAQVKFEAKVSKTKLGQNERLRIDFTMNKDGDNFNAPDFENFQVIGGPNTSVSNSWLNGAHSYAKTYSYFLAPQKKGRFTINSASIEIEGKIYKTDAVTVQVTDEVKRPNDPYNVEGQATENIHLVAEVSKSDPYLNEAITVVYKLYVSPNTGVSNWREVDNPRYNDFWSQKIDTKGLRVQNGTYKGEDYRFVVLRKTVLYPQKSGKLEIEPLTLDITVEVPTNRRDIFGGRHMAQTNRTVSAGSRTINVKPLPEEGKPDDFTGAVGDFKFNVMTSKSNLNASESLQATVEVTGTGNLKLFQLPKLTLPSSLEVYEPEHNESIKTYLGGMQGSIADTYTIVPQYKGKYPIPTVSFSYFDLESETYKRVSSGEIIIDVIDGPINNSSGDDNLATANTDKKEVTLNSDQFAFVKTEANLKPIQSDPFFKSTLFWGSLLSPLLLIPLAIVFRREREKRNADVFGNKIRKADRLAKKYLSEAKKSLGDKEAFYIALEKALHNYLKAKLQIETSDFSKEKIEEILVERQVNEVTVKEFISILHHCELARYTPITNVEMQQDYDKAASTISTIDKEIQ; via the coding sequence ATGAAACTCATAAAACACATATCTATTTTATTAATCGTACTCTCATCGAGTATGATGTTTGCTCAGGTCAAATTTGAAGCTAAAGTAAGTAAGACTAAATTAGGTCAAAACGAACGTTTGCGAATCGATTTCACAATGAATAAGGATGGCGATAATTTTAACGCGCCAGATTTTGAGAACTTTCAGGTCATTGGTGGACCAAATACATCGGTTAGTAACTCTTGGCTTAATGGAGCTCATTCTTATGCAAAAACGTACAGCTATTTCTTGGCACCACAAAAAAAGGGAAGATTTACCATAAATAGTGCGAGCATTGAAATTGAGGGCAAGATTTATAAAACAGATGCGGTTACGGTTCAGGTGACCGATGAGGTTAAACGACCTAACGATCCTTACAATGTAGAAGGTCAGGCTACAGAAAACATCCATTTAGTGGCAGAAGTTTCAAAGTCTGACCCTTATCTCAACGAGGCCATCACGGTAGTCTATAAACTTTATGTTTCTCCAAATACAGGTGTGAGCAATTGGCGGGAAGTTGATAATCCACGTTACAATGATTTTTGGAGCCAAAAGATAGATACCAAGGGTTTGCGAGTGCAAAACGGTACATATAAAGGAGAAGATTATCGATTTGTAGTGCTTCGGAAAACGGTACTTTACCCACAAAAATCAGGAAAACTGGAAATAGAACCTTTAACATTAGATATTACTGTTGAGGTACCAACAAACAGACGCGATATTTTTGGTGGAAGGCACATGGCGCAAACCAACCGTACCGTTTCCGCAGGAAGTAGAACCATTAACGTAAAACCATTGCCAGAAGAAGGAAAACCAGATGATTTTACTGGAGCAGTTGGAGATTTTAAGTTTAATGTGATGACCTCAAAATCTAATTTAAATGCTTCGGAAAGTTTACAAGCCACCGTCGAAGTTACAGGAACAGGGAATTTGAAATTGTTTCAGCTACCAAAGTTGACCTTACCAAGTTCTTTGGAAGTTTACGAACCAGAGCACAATGAGTCTATTAAAACGTATCTAGGTGGCATGCAAGGGTCAATTGCAGATACGTATACCATTGTTCCGCAGTATAAGGGTAAATATCCAATTCCAACGGTCTCGTTTTCTTATTTTGATTTAGAGAGCGAAACCTATAAACGCGTATCCTCTGGAGAAATAATAATTGATGTTATAGATGGACCAATCAATAACTCATCTGGTGACGATAATTTGGCAACTGCAAATACAGATAAAAAGGAAGTGACTTTAAATAGCGATCAATTTGCATTTGTAAAAACCGAAGCGAATCTAAAACCAATACAAAGCGATCCATTTTTTAAATCTACACTATTTTGGGGCTCACTTTTATCACCTTTATTATTAATACCATTGGCAATAGTTTTTCGTAGAGAGCGTGAAAAACGCAATGCAGATGTCTTTGGAAATAAAATAAGAAAAGCAGATAGGCTTGCTAAGAAATATCTTAGTGAAGCTAAAAAATCATTAGGCGATAAAGAGGCGTTTTATATTGCTCTTGAAAAAGCATTACATAATTACCTTAAAGCGAAATTACAGATTGAAACGAGTGATTTCAGTAAAGAAAAAATAGAAGAGATTCTTGTGGAGCGTCAGGTTAATGAAGTAACCGTAAAAGAGTTTATCAGTATTTTACACCACTGTGAATTGGCGAGATATACACCAATCACCAATGTGGAAATGCAACAGGATTATGATAAGGCAGCTTCTACAATTTCAACAATAGATAAAGAAATACAATAG
- a CDS encoding tetratricopeptide repeat protein produces MKLYITYILICVASFSFAQQKDKEKEQQLALENAKNYVYEGNELIDADNYINAEMEYRKAISQSPSVVAGSYNLGNTYYDKGNYDEALYRHTEAAKNATSKEEKHKAYHNIGNVLMKEELCKEAVEAYKNALRSDPTDDETRYNLAIAKECAAQQQQEQDKEEDKKDEDKEDEDKKEDKKEDEKKEDPKDEGDQDKKDGEDEKDEDGKPKDEKNKGDGEKKDDKKEEGQPKPQPGQLSPQQIKNLLEAMNNNEQKVQEKINAEKQKGVKVKPEKDW; encoded by the coding sequence ATGAAATTATACATAACCTACATCCTAATTTGTGTTGCAAGCTTTTCTTTTGCACAACAAAAAGATAAAGAAAAAGAACAACAGTTAGCGCTGGAGAATGCTAAAAATTATGTCTATGAAGGCAATGAGCTTATCGATGCAGATAATTACATCAATGCAGAGATGGAGTATAGAAAAGCCATTTCTCAATCGCCATCTGTAGTTGCGGGCTCTTATAATTTAGGAAACACTTACTACGACAAAGGCAACTACGACGAAGCTTTGTATCGTCACACAGAAGCTGCAAAAAACGCAACTTCAAAAGAAGAAAAACACAAAGCCTATCACAATATTGGGAACGTGTTAATGAAAGAGGAACTATGCAAAGAAGCGGTAGAAGCTTACAAAAACGCATTGCGTAGCGACCCAACCGATGATGAAACACGCTACAACCTTGCCATAGCGAAAGAATGTGCTGCACAACAACAGCAAGAACAGGATAAGGAAGAAGATAAAAAAGACGAGGACAAAGAAGACGAAGATAAAAAAGAAGATAAGAAGGAAGACGAGAAAAAAGAAGATCCTAAAGACGAAGGCGACCAAGACAAGAAAGATGGTGAAGATGAAAAAGATGAAGATGGTAAGCCTAAAGATGAAAAAAATAAAGGCGATGGCGAAAAGAAAGACGATAAAAAAGAAGAAGGACAACCTAAGCCTCAACCAGGTCAACTTTCACCTCAGCAAATAAAGAATTTGCTGGAAGCGATGAATAACAATGAACAAAAGGTTCAGGAAAAAATAAATGCCGAAAAACAAAAAGGTGTTAAGGTAAAACCAGAAAAAGATTGGTAA
- a CDS encoding vWA domain-containing protein: MFDFQLEEKVWFWILLAIPVIILLFAILQFWKYRTQKRFANSKILKRLSPNQSLFKSILKIVVLSLAVACFAIALVNPKIGTKLETVKRQGVDIVFAVDVSKSMLAEDVAPNRLEKSKQLVTQIINSLASDRVGIIAYAGKAFPQLPITTDYSSAKMFLNNMNTDMLSSQGTAINEAIELAKTYFDDEEQTNRVLIIISDGEDHSDVASNVADEASDEGIRIFTIGVGDVKGGPIPIKRNGVLLNYKKDNQGETVVTKLNEETLRNIADEANGAYINGNNTADVIKEIKDILNRMDKTEFEAKEFADYKDQFQWFLGFGIFFLFLDIFFLERKTAWLKRLNLFNENF; this comes from the coding sequence ATGTTCGATTTTCAATTAGAAGAAAAAGTATGGTTTTGGATATTGCTGGCAATCCCAGTAATTATCTTACTGTTTGCCATACTTCAATTTTGGAAATACAGAACTCAAAAACGTTTCGCTAACTCAAAAATATTGAAACGTTTGAGTCCCAATCAATCGTTATTTAAGTCTATTTTAAAAATTGTTGTGCTTAGTTTGGCAGTAGCTTGTTTCGCCATTGCATTGGTCAATCCAAAAATTGGCACCAAGCTGGAAACCGTAAAACGCCAAGGTGTAGATATCGTTTTTGCAGTAGATGTTTCAAAAAGTATGCTGGCAGAAGACGTTGCACCCAACCGTCTCGAGAAATCAAAACAGCTCGTCACACAAATTATCAACAGCTTGGCAAGTGATCGTGTTGGGATCATCGCTTATGCTGGAAAAGCGTTTCCGCAGTTACCGATTACGACAGACTATTCTTCAGCAAAAATGTTTCTCAACAACATGAATACAGATATGCTCTCCTCCCAAGGTACAGCAATCAATGAAGCTATAGAATTGGCAAAAACCTATTTTGATGATGAAGAGCAAACCAATCGTGTGTTGATCATTATTTCAGATGGAGAAGATCACAGCGATGTCGCGAGTAATGTGGCTGATGAGGCGAGTGACGAAGGCATCAGGATTTTTACTATTGGTGTTGGTGACGTTAAAGGTGGTCCAATCCCAATCAAGCGTAATGGCGTTTTGCTCAACTACAAAAAAGACAACCAAGGCGAGACCGTTGTAACCAAACTCAATGAAGAGACTTTAAGAAATATCGCAGACGAAGCCAATGGTGCTTACATTAATGGTAATAACACCGCAGACGTTATCAAAGAGATCAAAGATATTTTAAACCGAATGGATAAAACTGAATTTGAAGCCAAGGAATTTGCAGATTATAAAGACCAATTTCAATGGTTTTTAGGTTTTGGGATTTTCTTTTTATTCTTGGATATTTTCTTTCTGGAGCGTAAAACCGCTTGGTTAAAACGACTCAATTTATTTAATGAGAATTTTTAG
- a CDS encoding vWA domain-containing protein yields MFEGIEFLNKEFFWLFLLLPLAILWYFFKRKRQTAELKMSSIKGFKVGNSLLPKLRPLLFVLRLLALAFLIVALARPRTSDETTKTKTTKGIDIVMAIDVSASMLAKDLLPNRLEALKNVASEFIKGRPNDRIGLVEYAGESYTKTPITSDKGIVLRSLRDIKYNTIIEGGTAIGMGLATSVNRLKDSKAKSKIIILLTDGVNNSGFIDPKIASELAVEYGIKVYTIGLGTNGMALSPYTILPNGNFQYRRVQVEIDEALLNEIADVTGGRYFRATDNKKLKEIYNEINKLEKTEIEEIKYTTYDEKYRPLILIALGLLLIEVLLRFTVFRSFV; encoded by the coding sequence ATGTTTGAAGGAATAGAATTTTTAAATAAAGAGTTTTTCTGGTTGTTTCTACTGCTACCATTAGCAATTTTATGGTACTTTTTTAAGCGTAAAAGACAAACTGCAGAACTTAAAATGTCAAGCATTAAAGGCTTTAAGGTTGGTAATTCTTTGCTTCCAAAGTTACGTCCGTTATTATTTGTATTACGTTTGTTGGCACTTGCATTTTTAATTGTTGCTTTGGCAAGACCTCGGACGTCAGACGAGACTACAAAAACAAAAACCACCAAAGGTATTGACATTGTAATGGCAATAGATGTCTCTGCAAGTATGCTGGCAAAAGATCTATTGCCAAACCGTTTGGAAGCATTAAAAAATGTAGCGTCAGAGTTTATAAAAGGACGACCAAACGATAGAATTGGTTTGGTAGAATATGCAGGAGAGAGCTATACAAAAACACCAATTACGAGTGATAAAGGGATTGTGTTGCGCTCGCTAAGAGATATAAAATACAATACTATCATTGAAGGTGGAACAGCCATTGGTATGGGACTGGCAACCTCTGTGAACCGATTAAAAGATAGTAAAGCCAAGAGTAAAATCATTATACTGTTAACAGATGGAGTTAACAATTCCGGTTTTATAGATCCTAAAATTGCAAGTGAACTCGCAGTAGAATATGGTATCAAAGTCTATACAATCGGTTTGGGAACAAACGGTATGGCGCTATCACCATATACTATTTTACCTAACGGAAATTTTCAATACCGAAGAGTGCAAGTCGAAATCGATGAAGCGCTCCTCAACGAGATAGCAGACGTCACTGGTGGAAGATATTTTAGAGCAACAGATAACAAGAAACTAAAAGAAATTTATAACGAAATCAATAAACTAGAAAAAACCGAAATCGAAGAAATCAAATACACGACGTATGATGAAAAATACCGTCCGTTGATTTTAATCGCTTTAGGTTTACTGCTTATTGAAGTTTTGCTCAGGTTTACGGTTTTTAGAAGTTTTGTTTAA